Proteins co-encoded in one Saccharomyces cerevisiae S288C chromosome II, complete sequence genomic window:
- the FAT1 gene encoding long-chain fatty acid transporter FAT1 (Very long chain fatty acyl-CoA synthetase and fatty acid transporter; activates imported fatty acids with a preference for very long lengths (C20-C26); has a separate function in the transport of long chain fatty acids) has protein sequence MSPIQVVVFALSRIFLLLFRLIKLIITPIQKSLGYLFGNYFDELDRKYRYKEDWYIIPYFLKSVFCYIIDVRRHRFQNWYLFIKQVQQNGDHLAISYTRPMAEKGEFQLETFTYIETYNIVLRLSHILHFDYNVQAGDYVAIDCTNKPLFVFLWLSLWNIGAIPAFLNYNTKGTPLVHSLKISNITQVFIDPDASNPIRESEEEIKNALPDVKLNYLEEQDLMHELLNSQSPEFLQQDNVRTPLGLTDFKPSMLIYTSGTTGLPKSAIMSWRKSSVGCQVFGHVLHMTNESTVFTAMPLFHSTAALLGACAILSHGGCLALSHKFSASTFWKQVYLTGATHIQYVGEVCRYLLHTPISKYEKMHKVKVAYGNGLRPDIWQDFRKRFNIEVIGEFYAATEAPFATTTFQKGDFGIGACRNYGTIIQWFLSFQQTLVRMDPNDDSVIYRNSKGFCEVAPVGEPGEMLMRIFFPKKPETSFQGYLGNAKETKSKVVRDVFRRGDAWYRCGDLLKADEYGLWYFLDRMGDTFRWKSENVSTTEVEDQLTASNKEQYAQVLVVGIKVPKYEGRAGFAVIKLTDNSLDITAKTKLLNDSLSRLNLPSYAMPLFVKFVDEIKMTDNHKILKKVYREQKLPKGLDGNDTIFWLKNYKRYEVLTAADWEAIDAQTIKL, from the coding sequence ATGTCTCCCATACAGGTTGTTGTCTTTGCCTTGTCAAGGATTTTCCTGCTATTATTCAGACTTATCAAGCTAATTATAACCCCTATCCAGAAATCACTGGGTTATCTATTTGGTAATtattttgatgaattagACCGTAAATATAGATACAAGGAGGATTGGTATATTATTCCttactttttgaaaagcGTGTTTTGTTATATCATTGATGTGAGAAGACATAGGTTTCAAAACTGGTACTTATTTATTAAACAGGTCCAACAAAATGGTGACCATTTAGCGATTAGTTACACCCGTCCCATGGCCGAAAAGGGAGAATTTCAACTCGAAACCTTTACGTATATTGAAACTTATAACATAGTGTTGAGATTGTCTcatattttgcattttgATTATAACGTTCAGGCCGGTGACTACGTGGCAATCGATTGTACTAATAAACCTCTTTTCGTATTTTTATGGCTTTCTTTGTGGAACATTGGGGCTATTCCAGCTTTTTTAAACTATAATACTAAAGGCACTCCGCTGGTTCACTCCCTAAAGATTTCCAATATTACGCAGGTATTTATTGACCCTGATGCCAGTAATCCGATCAGAGAAtcggaagaagaaatcaaaaacgCACTTCCTGATGTTAAATTAAACTATCTTGAAGAACAAGACTTAATGCATGAACTTTTAAATTCGCAATCACCGGAATTCTTACAACAAGACAACGTTAGGACACCACTAGGCTTGACCGATTTTAAACCCTCTATGTTAATTTATACATCTGGAACCACTGGTTTGCCTAAATCCGCTATTATGTCTTGGAGAAAATCCTCCGTAGGTTGTCAAGTTTTTGGTCATGTTTTACATATGACTAATGAAAGCACTGTGTTCACAGCCATGCCATTGTTCCATTCAACTGCTGCCTTATTAGGTGCGTGCGCCATTCTATCTCACGGTGGTTGCCTTGCGTTATCGCATAAATTTTCTGCCAGTACATTTTGGAAGCAAGTTTATTTAACAGGAGCCACGCACATCCAATATGTCGGAGAAGTCTGTAGATACCTGTTACATACGCCAATTTCTAAGTATGAAAAGATGCATAAGGTGAAGGTTGCTTATGGTAACGGGCTGAGACCTGACATCTGGCAGGACTTCAGGAAGAGGTTCAACATAGAAGTTATTGGTGAATTCTATGCCGCAACTGAAGCTCCTTTTGCTACAACTACCTTCCAGAAAGGTGACTTTGGAATTGGCGCATGTAGGAACTATGGTACTATAATTCAATGGTTTTTGTCATTCCAACAAACATTGGTAAGGATGGACCCAAATGACGATTCCGTTATATATAGAAATTCCAAGGGTTTCTGCGAAGTGGCCCCTGTTGGCGAACCAGGAGAAATGTTAATGAGAATCTTTTTCCCTAAAAAACCAGAAACATCTTTTCAAGGTTATCTTGGTAATGCCAAGGAAACAAAGTCCAAAGTTGTGAGGGATGTCTTCAGACGTGGCGATGCTTGGTATAGATGTGGAGATTTATTAAAAGCGGACGAATATGGATTATGGTATTTCCTTGATAGAATGGGTGATACTTTCAGATGGAAATCTGAAAATGTTTCCACTACTGAAGTAGAAGATCAGTTGACGGCCAGTAACAAAGAACAATATGCACAAGTTCTAGTTGTTGGTATTAAAGTACCTAAATATGAAGGTAGAGCTGGTTTTGCAGTTATTAAACTAACTGACAACTCTCTTGACATCACTGCAAAGACCAAATTATTAAATGATTCCTTGAGCCGGTTAAATCTACCGTCTTATGCTATGCCCCTATTTGTTaaatttgttgatgaaattaaaaTGACAGATAAtcataaaattttgaagaaggtttATAGAGAGCAAAAATTACCAAAGGGTTTGGATGGAAATGACACTATTTTTTGGCTCAAGAATTACAAGCGCTATGAAGTCTTGACCGCTGCTGATTGGGAAGCCATCGATGCACAAACAATTAAATTATGA
- the CST26 gene encoding putative acyltransferase (Acyltransferase; enzyme mainly responsible for the introduction of saturated very long chain fatty acids into neo-synthesized molecules of phosphatidylinositol; required for incorporation of stearic acid into phosphatidylinositol; affects chromosome stability when overexpressed; CST26 has a paralog, YDR018C, that arose from the whole genome duplication) — protein sequence MLHQKIAHKVRKVVVPGISLLIFFQGCLILLFLQLTYKTLYCRNDIRKQIGLNKTKRLFIVLVSSILHVVAPSAVRITTENSSVPKGTFFLDLKKKRILSHLKSNSVAICNHQIYTDWIFLWWLAYTSNLGANVFIILKKSLASIPILGFGMRNYNFIFMSRKWAQDKITLSNSLAGLDSNARGAGSLAGKSPERITEEGESIWNPEVIDPKQIHWPYNLILFPEGTNLSADTRQKSAKYAAKIGKKPFKNVLLPHSTGLRYSLQKLKPSIESLYDITIGYSGVKQEEYGELIYGLKSIFLEGKYPKLVDIHIRAFDVKDIPLEDENEFSEWLYKIWSEKDALMERYYSTGSFVSDPETNHSVTDSFKINRIELTEVLILPTLTIIWLVYKLYCFIF from the coding sequence ATGCTGCATCAAAAAATAGCTCATAAAGTTCGAAAAGTCGTCGTCCCAGGTATTTCCTTATTGATTTTCTTCCAGGGATGCcttattcttttgtttctcCAACTCACCTATAAGACTCTTTACTGTAGAAATGATATAAGGAAACAAATTGGTCTCAATAAAACCAAAAGATTATTTATTGTCTTGGTATCATCCATTTTGCATGTTGTCGCACCATCTGCAGTGAGAATTACCACTGAAAATTCCAGTGTTCCTAAAggtactttttttttagacttgaagaagaaaaggattcTTTCTCATCTAAAGTCCAATTCGGTGGCCATTTGCAATCACCAAATATACACGGATTGGATATTTTTATGGTGGTTGGCTTACACATCGAACTTAGGGGCTAAtgtcttcattattttaaaaaaatcgTTGGCTTCCATTCCTATCCTCGGTTTCGGTATGAGAAACtataatttcatttttatgaGTAGAAAGTGGGCACAAGACAAAATAACCCTAAGCAACAGCCTTGCTGGCCTTGATTCGAATGCAAGGGGCGCCGGCTCACTTGCTGGAAAGTCACCTGAGCGCATAACTGAGGAAGGAGAGAGCATATGGAATCCGGAGGTTATTGATCCAAAACAAATCCATTGGCCATACAATCTTATCCTATTCCCTGAAGGTACAAATCTCAGTGCTGATACTAGGCAAAAAAGTGCTAAATATGCTGCCAAAATAGGCAAAAAGCCATTCAAGAATGTGCTACTGCCTCATTCTACAGGCCTAAGATACTCGTTACAAAAGTTGAAGCCAAGTATTGAAAGTCTTTATGATATTACGATCGGCTACTCCGGTGTAAAACAGGAGGAATATGGTGAGCTTATATATGGGCTGAAGAGCATATTTTTAGAAGGAAAATACCCGAAGTTAGTCGATATTCACATCAGAGCATTTGATGTTAAAGATATTCCATTAGAGGACGAGAATGAATTTTCAGAATGGCTGTATAAAATTTGGAGTGAGAAGGATGCTCTAATGGAAAGGTACTATTCCACTGGATCATTCGTAAGTGATCCTGAAACAAACCATTCAGTTACCGATAGTTTCAAGATCAATCGTATTGAGTTAACTGAAGTGCTAATATTACCAACTCTAACAATAATTTGGTTAGTTTATAAActttattgttttattttttga
- the QDR3 gene encoding Qdr3p (Multidrug transporter of the major facilitator superfamily; member of the 12-spanner drug:H(+) antiporter DHA1 family; has a role in polyamine homeostasis; involved in spore wall asembly; sequence similarity to DTR1 and QDR1, and the triple mutant dtr1 qdr1 qdr3 exhibits reduced dityrosine fluorescence relative to the single mutants; expression is upregulated under polyamine stress; required for resistance to quinidine, barban, cisplatin, and bleomycin) — MQAQGSQSNVGSLRSNCSDNSLPNNHVMMHCDESSGSPHSEHNDYSYEKTNLESTASNSREHRDNQLSRLKSEEYVVPKNQRRGLLPQLAIIPEFKDARDYPPMMKKMIVFLIAFSSMMGPMGTSIIFPAINSITTEFKTSVIMVNVSIGVYLLSLGVFPLWWSSLSELEGRRTTYITSFALLFAFNIGSALAPDINSFIALRMLCGAASASVQSVGAGTVADLYISEDRGKNLSYYYLGPLLAPLLSPIFGSLLVNRWPWRSTQWFMVILSGCNVILLTVLLPETLRKQDSKGAIAQILAERRIQVDNNERGEIQEDYQRGEDETDRIENQVATLSTEKHNYVGEVRDQDSLDLESHSSPNTYDGRAGETQLQRIYTEASRSLYEYQLDDSGIDATTAQVTRIRSTDPKLARSIRENSLRKLQTNLEEQVKKVLSSNGGEIAPKQVSAVRKVWDTFFVYFIKPLKSLHFLEYPPVALAITFSAISFSTVYFVNMTVEYKYSRPPYNFKPLYIGLLYIPNSVTYFFASIYGGRWVDMLLKRYKEKYGILAPEARISWNVVTSVISFPIALLIFGWCLDKKCHWVTPLIGTALFGYAAMMTIGATLSYLVDSLPGKGATGVALNNLIRQILAATAVFVTTPMLNGMGTGWAFTMLAFIVLGASSVLIILKKHGDYWRENYDLQKLYDKID; from the coding sequence ATGCAAGCCCAAGGTTCACAATCGAATGTAGGGTCTTTGAGGAGTAATTGCTCTGACAATTCACTACCGAACAATCATGTTATGATGCACTGCGATGAAAGCAGCGGCAGCCCGCACAGCGAGCACAACGATTATAGTTACGAAAAGACCAATCTGGAAAGTACGGCATCAAATAGTCGTGAACACAGAGACAACCAGCTAAGTAGGTTGAAGAGTGAGGAATACGTTGTTCCAAAGAATCAACGTAGGGGACTATTGCCTCAACTCGCCATTATACCGGAGTTCAAGGATGCCAGAGATTATCCAccgatgatgaaaaagatgattGTCTTCTTGATTGCGTTTTCCTCCATGATGGGCCCCATGGGCACATCTATCATTTTTCCAGCGATCAACTCAATCACAACAGAATTTAAAACATCAGTGATTATGGTAAACGTTTCAATTGGTGTGTACCTTTTAAGTCTTGGTGTTTTCCCATTGTGGTGGTCTTCTCTATCCGAGCTAGAGGGCAGAAGAACTACTTACATAACTTCATTTGCATTATTGTTTGCATTTAATATCGGGTCTGCTCTAGCTCCTGATATCAACTCATTTATTGCCTTGAGAATGCTCTGTGGGGCTGCTTCTGCCAGTGTTCAAAGTGTAGGTGCTGGAACAGTGGCTGATTTATATATTAGCGAAGATAGaggtaaaaatttgagtTATTACTATTTGGGTCCACTACTGGCGCCGCTACTATCTCCAATTTTTGGATCTTTGTTAGTGAATCGCTGGCCCTGGAGATCCACTCAATGGTTTATGGTTATTTTATCCGGATGTAATGTCATTCTTTTGACGGTGTTACTACCTGAAACATTAAGAAAACAAGATTCTAAAGGCGCTATCGCTCAAATTTTGGCTGAAAGACGTATTCAAGTAGACAATAACGAACGTGGAGAGATACAAGAAGATTATCAGAGGGGAGAAGATGAGACAGATCGAATTGAAAACCAAGTTGCCACATTATCTACTGAGAAGCATAACTACGTTGGAGAGGTAAGGGATCAAGACTCGCTAGATTTAGAAAGTCACTCTAGCCCCAATACTTATGATGGTCGAGCTGGAGAAACCCAATTGCAACGGATTTATACAGAGGCGAGTAGAAGTCTGTATGAATATCAGCTAGATGATAGCGGTATCGATGCAACAACAGCACAAGTTACGAGAATAAGATCAACAGATCCAAAGTTAGCGAGATCGATTCGAGAAAATAGTCTGAGAAAATTACAAACCAACCTGGAAGAGCAAGTCAAAAAAGTGCTATCCAGTAATGGAGGTGAAATCGCTCCTAAACAGGTATCAGCGGTGAGGAAGGTCTGGGACaccttttttgtttattttatcAAGCCTTTAAAATCATTGCACTTCCTAGAATATCCACCCGTGGCACTTGCAATAACATTTTCCgcaatttccttttccacAGTATACTTTGTTAATATGACAGTTGAATATAAATATTCAAGGCCTCCTTACAACTTTAAACCATTATACATTGGTCTACTGTATATTCCGAATTCTGTAACATACTTTTTCGCCTCAATTTACGGTGGACGTTGGGTGGACATGCTTTTAAAAAGatacaaagagaaataTGGAATTCTTGCTCCTGAAGCTCGTATATCGTGGAATGTTGTTACATCTGTAATATCTTTCCCCATTGCGCTATTGATATTTGGCTGGTGCCTAGATAAAAAATGCCACTGGGTAACGCCACTAATTGGAACAGCCCTCTTTGGATATGCAGCTATGATGACAATTGGTGCTACCCTTTCCTATTTAGTCGATTCATTGCCGGGAAAGGGTGCCACCGGTGTTgctttgaataatttaatAAGGCAAATCTTGGCTGCAACCGCAGTCTTTGTCACCACACCCATGTTAAACGGTATGGGAACTGGGTGGGCTTTCACAATGCTGGCCTTTATCGTCTTGGGTGCTAGCAGTGTACTTATAATACTGAAAAAGCACGGTGATTACTGGAGAGAGAACTACGATTTACAAAAATTGTACGACAAAATTGATTAA
- the TCM62 gene encoding Tcm62p (Protein involved in assembly of the succinate dehydrogenase complex; mitochondrial; putative chaperone), whose protein sequence is MLRNCLRKLGNHQTKCSVKTLHTPIYRTKNLQVLRDTLSGIKLLEKIITSSSYNKTLIYEPKYKSKPQVVSSHDTMRLHNVMRELLDSLQVDEATNTRLQSNRPRKLGRVGLQLFMDCIQDNLTATSTSLTCSLLEHYFKYPEKEVTNGIKAGLRYIRDFLAKNKIIVKSQNDVDALVEQLTMSSSDSQSIKRVLKAINYELFSDDIVRVINGNKTYDEVDVSKGWKYPAGILDSNEAYLRSLELPTKKLVSIDKDMLVLMYDGTLRDANKILPTITYARKLRKSVLLIVNGDCTGDALTSVTINNNRNKRENNESRIVVLKYSKKANNDLAPQENLDFIKFLRLPCGYDSIYSPEYSPLVPSKMCADKYYGSIESIKATTGEAFLYNSIDAEAIPNKVPKSFLQNTVTLSIGGHNEIEIDRRRNAIDNCLNNVLCHGLAKGFIPGYGISLLKAIPGLNELKANEPNFMTKVGINAVLSAVILPSEVAFKNAYGYNYYEINSLIAGAINEKSFPMAKFSPNSEPVNTVKDGNLEPWSKMDSCLAGVETFIELLTSCNTIITCVYKKPERHKA, encoded by the coding sequence ATGCTGAGGAATTGTTTGAGGAAATTGGGAAATCATCAAACGAAATGTTCGGTAAAAACGTTACACACCCCAATCTATAGAACAAAAAACCTTCAGGTTCTCAGAGATACGCTCTCTGGTATTAAGCtgttggaaaaaataataacttCATCCTCCTACAATAAAACATTGATATATGAACCTAAGTATAAATCCAAGCCACAGGTCGTTAGTTCTCATGATACCATGAGACTTCACAATGTAATGCGTGAGTTACTAGATTCCCTACAAGTAGATGAAGCTACCAACACACGACTTCAATCAAACAGGCCTCGAAAGCTGGGGAGGGTTGGTCTACAATTATTCATGGATTGCATTCAGGACAACTTAACAGCAACTTCAACATCTTTGACATGCTCTTTACTGGAGCACTATTTCAAGTATCCCGAAAAAGAAGTGACCAATGGGATCAAGGCCGGATTACGATATATCAGAGATTTTCTTGCGAAGAACAAGATTATAGTGAAAAGTCAAAACGATGTTGATGCTCTGGTCGAGCAATTGACTATGTCCTCCTCAGACAGCCAAAGCATCAAAAGGGTTTTGAAAGCCATTAATTATGAATTGTTTTCGGATGACATTGTGCGGGTCATAAACGGCAACAAAACTTACGATGAGGTTGATGTATCCAAGGGTTGGAAATATCCAGCTGGTATTTTAGATAGTAATGAAGCCTATTTAAGGTCCCTGGAGTTGCCTACTAAGAAATTAGTTTCCATTGATAAAGATATGCTAGTTCTTATGTATGATGGGACGTTACGAGACGCTAATAAAATTCTACCCACGATAACGTATGCAAGAAAGTTGAGAAAATCTGTTCTCTTAATCGTTAACGGAGATTGCACAGGTGATGCATTAACATCCGTTACAATTAACAATAACAGAAACAAGagagaaaataatgaaagcCGAATAGTGGTTTTGAAGTACTCTAAAAAGGCGAACAATGACTTAGCGCCACAGGAGAATCTTGATTTTATAAAGTTCTTACGGTTGCCTTGCGGATATGACAGCATCTACTCACCAGAATATAGTCCTTTAGTGCCAAGCAAAATGTGTGCGGATAAATATTACGGCAGTATCGAATCCATAAAAGCGACCACAGGGGAGGCATTCTTATATAACTCCATTGATGCTGAAGCGATTCCAAATAAAGTTCCGAAATCCTTCCTCCAAAATACGGTCACTTTAAGCATTGGTGGACATAACGAAATCGAAATCgacagaagaagaaatgcAATAGATAATTGCTTAAATAACGTCCTATGTCATGGGCTGGCCAAAGGTTTCATCCCAGGTTACGGCATCTCCCTACTGAAGGCAATTCCAGGTTTGAATGAACTGAAAGCAAATGAACCCAATTTCATGACTAAGGTAGGCATCAATGCTGTTTTATCAGCAGTTATTCTCCCATCAGAAGTGGCGTTTAAGAATGCATATGGGTACAACTATTATGAGATCAATAGCCTGATAGCAGGCGCTATAAACGAAAAATCGTTTCCAATGGCCAAGTTTTCTCCAAATTCAGAACCGGTGAACACAGTAAAGGATGGAAACTTGGAGCCATGGAGCAAAATGGATTCTTGTTTAGCCGGTGTAGAAACGTTCATTGAATTACTTACAAGCTGTAATACAATTATCACATGTGTATACAAAAAGCCTGAACGGCACAAAGCCTAG
- the GIP1 gene encoding protein phosphatase regulator GIP1 (Meiosis-specific regulatory subunit of the Glc7p protein phosphatase; regulates spore wall formation and septin organization, required for expression of some late meiotic genes and for normal localization of Glc7p) — METILQPKARPFESLKRKRFREWLRPSTAHGSLLHSDTLDLRDFAKPNPADTFSNLDSGHCPLVTTPIKYECPDGKSSFFRGDTKFETLFSNRKFYEFKDNLKRGLKKIRHGRNGHQSEKRCPVVEETKKSVSDNLDKPDNNTPCFDRFHTNSKEFETQFDHSNRSQNSEKAYLDNESCWNLSEKFIPFNNLKYEDLKHFEENLQSLAPATFTPIESNESLDRSDSTRGTKRSIRNDSSDTTSEKRLCLKQYSDEPESDHSMESTPSIYITKEVQERIEALSSTDSFLIEKVDFPSNKIGSSASDYESDNEYRNMDEDSINDVTTEKEGNVVIPDSNTSTVDAMEKPIEVSSALKDDTLDKDIDDASSSYSDDVETTFEPVESEELSDLSDTSSSGSSKIYTIPTFRGLTNRTNISQILSKVGKADLSQDNLTHLIKSHQKKKRCVNFRNKRFYDAFNPYVDNEEDAELSDSENISEMDTDLCIKDRSTSSVRFDENSRLLIYKKSKKLNKDETQSGYSTTEMRSILKTKMNSQHDEESQRASKCDTVGVAQFLHYFQYTEYKRQRNEAENYRLRGEQLSKYYSEEYPLDFAAVECEDSVNDKSDIILSMRATERNIGRQLKGISSQGAQIISLDEDVF, encoded by the coding sequence ATGGAAACTATTTTGCAGCCAAAGGCTAGACCATTTGagtctttgaaaagaaaacgttTTAGAGAATGGTTGAGGCCGTCGACTGCGCATGGATCCCTGTTGCATTCTGATACATTAGATTTGCGTGACTTTGCAAAACCTAATCCCGCTGACACATTTTCTAATCTTGATTCTGGTCATTGTCCTTTGGTCACAACTCCAATAAAATATGAGTGCCCAGATGGAAAGAGTTCTTTTTTCCGAGGAGACACTAAATTTGAAACCCTGTTCAGTAATAGAAAATTCTATGAGTTCAAagataatttgaaaaggggattgaagaaaatacgTCATGGGAGAAACGGACATCAAAGCGAAAAGAGATGTCCAGttgttgaagaaacaaaaaagtcTGTGTCAGATAATCTGGACAAACCAGACAATAATACGCCCTGTTTCGACAGATTCCACACAAATTcgaaagaatttgaaacgCAATTTGATCATTCAAATAGGAGCCAAAATTCCGAGAAGGCTTATCTAGACAATGAATCCTGTTGGAACCTAAGTGAGAAATTTATTCCttttaataatttaaaatatgaaGATTTGAAACATTTTGAAGAGAATTTGCAAAGCTTAGCGCCTGCAACTTTTACTCCAATTGAATCAAATGAATCGCTTGATAGGTCAGATTCGACACGTGGCACAAAACGAAGCATTCGCAATGATTCCAGTGATACAACATCTGAAAAGAGGCTATGCTTAAAACAATACTCAGATGAACCTGAATCGGATCATTCGATGGAAAGTACACCATCCATTTACATTACCAAAGAAGTTCaagaaagaattgaagCATTAAGCTCCACGGATTCGtttttaattgaaaaagtagATTTTCCCTCTAACAAAATTGGTTCCAGTGCCTCCGATTATGAAAGTGATAACGAATACAGAAATATGGATGAGGATTCAATAAACGATGTTACCACTGAGAAAGAGGGAAATGTGGTCATACCAGACTCTAATACTAGCACGGTGGACGCAATGGAAAAACCAATTGAAGTGAGCTCGGCCTTAAAAGATGATACATTGGATAAAGACATAGATGATGCGAGCAGTAGCTATTCGGATGATGTAGAGACCACATTCGAGCCAGTTGAATCTGAGGAACTTTCCGATTTATCTGATACAAGCTCAAGTGGAAGTAGTAAAATTTATACTATCCCCACATTTCGCGGCCTTACTAATAGGACCAATATATCacaaattctttcaaaagttgGTAAAGCTGATTTAAGCCAAGATAACTTAACGCATTTGATCAAAagtcatcaaaaaaagaaaagatgcGTGAATTttagaaataaaagattcTATGATGCTTTCAATCCATATGTTGATAACGAAGAAGATGCAGAGTTATCTGACAGCGAAAACATTTCAGAAATGGATACAGATCTTTGTATAAAGGATCGGAGTACCTCAAGTGTTAGGTTTGATGAAAACTCACGTCTTTTAATCTacaaaaaatctaaaaagtTAAACAAAGATGAGACTCAAAGTGGTTATTCGACTACTGAAATGAGGTCAATTCTAAAGACAAAGATGAATTCACAGCATGATGAGGAGTCTCAGAGAGCTTCGAAGTGTGACACAGTAGGTGTAGCCCAATTTTtacattattttcaatatacAGAGTATAAAAGGCAGAGAAATGAAGCAGAAAATTATAGACTGAGAGGAGAGCAACTAAGCAAGTACTATTCTGAAGAATATCCTTTGGATTTTGCGGCTGTTGAATGCGAAGATTCCGTTAATGATAAATCTGATATCATACTTAGTATGAGAGCTACGGAAAGAAACATTGGTAGGCAACTGAAAGGTATAAGTAGTCAAGGGGCACAAATTATATCGCTTGATGAGGATGTTTTTTGA